A window of the Terriglobales bacterium genome harbors these coding sequences:
- a CDS encoding helix-turn-helix domain-containing protein: IPLLANEFLARLGARYRRGPLAFSPEAMQLLVSAPWPGNVRQLLNAVEQAVALAATEVIPESLVRQALDAGDTALTPLDEARRAFERDYLVRILKITGGNVTKAARLAGRNRTEFYRLLERHSLEPAMFKGNIKGDKDQKERAAA, encoded by the coding sequence CATTCCGCTGCTTGCGAACGAGTTCCTCGCGAGGCTGGGGGCACGCTATCGGCGCGGCCCGCTCGCGTTCTCGCCCGAGGCGATGCAGCTGCTGGTCTCGGCGCCGTGGCCGGGCAACGTGCGCCAGCTTCTCAACGCGGTGGAGCAGGCGGTGGCGCTCGCGGCCACCGAGGTGATCCCGGAGTCGCTGGTGCGCCAGGCGCTGGATGCGGGCGACACCGCGCTCACGCCGCTCGATGAAGCGCGCCGGGCCTTCGAGCGCGACTATCTTGTGCGCATCCTCAAGATCACCGGGGGCAATGTGACCAAAGCCGCACGCCTCGCCGGGCGCAACCGCACGGAGTTCTACCGCCTGCTCGAGCGCCACTCGCTCGAGCCTGCGATGTTCAAGGGTAATATTAAGGGCGATAAAGACCAGAAGGAGCGAGCTGCTGCATGA